A genome region from Musa acuminata AAA Group cultivar baxijiao chromosome BXJ3-5, Cavendish_Baxijiao_AAA, whole genome shotgun sequence includes the following:
- the LOC135638319 gene encoding DExH-box ATP-dependent RNA helicase DExH6-like, producing MGKKKGKGGEQQSSGVVTEATRVRIGKVLEEFRTSEAEVYTFESGLSKQERAAIHEMCRKMGMISKSSGYGERRRLSVYKSKKKNGSIKKEEEMITCLQFSEEVKEVLQDLFLRYPPDDVEKREDAVNNSSVKVGKGQWKQDSSFCKPAMRKSDISKKVEQLASRINNSSQLRKIVEDRAKLPIASFKDGITSTLETNQVVLISGETGCGKTTQVPQYLLDYMWDKGEACKIICTQPRRISAISVAERISYERGETVGETVGYKIRLESKGGKQSSIMFCTNGVLLRLLISRGSNLSSAEAGRRQMEDCFQGITHVIVDEIHERDRFSDFMLAIIRDLLPSYPHMRLVLMSATIDAERFSNYFNGCPIIQVPGFTYPVKIFYLEDVLTILKSVDGNHLNHVAVGESQESSPLTEEYKDDLDEAINLAFANDEFDPLLELISTEQTPGIYNYKHSLTGISPLMVFAGKGRVGDVCMLLSFGADCSLCDNDGGSALDWAQRENQLQVYEIIKKHMQKDISKSAEEEELLNEYLASINPEHIDTVLIERLLRKICNDSAEGAILVFLPGWDDINQTKERLVASPYFRDQSKFLIFSLHSMIPSAEQKKVFKRPPAGARKIILSTNIAETAVTIDDVVYVIDSGRMKEKSYDPYNNVSTLHSSWVSKASARQREGRAGRCQPGTCYHLYSKFRAASLPDYQVPEIKRMPIEELCLQVKLLDPSCRVADFLHKTLDPPVPETVRNALIVLQDIGALTHDERLTDLGKKLGSLPVHPSTSKMLLFAILMNCLDPALTLACAADYREPFILPMAPDGRKKAAIAKLELASLYGGYSDQLAVVAAFDCWRKAKDRGQESQFCSRYFVSSSTMNMLCSMRKQLQNELAKNGFIPADMSSCSLNAHDPGILRAVLMAGSYPMVGRLLPRRKNDKRAIVETPSGAKVRLHPHSSNFNLSFGKAAGCPLIIYDEITRGDGGMYIKNCSLIGPYPLLLLAMEMVVAPGNENDDESDDDLDGSSLEEDEMETTISPGQCGEEIMSSPDNNVSVVVDRWLRFESTALDVAQIYCLRERLSASILFKVKYPQAVLPPALGTSMYAIACILSYDGLPSVLADAVLEPQPSGRDAADPGRPFQGRRLMGFIPPGGFLRSLISDKDQGSPSRKDRKANLISPVSAHSISHSPVRSPFPGPGSGSAAPRIRSFKRRR from the exons atggggaagaagaaaggaaaaggaggagAGCAGCAGTCGTCGGGCGTCGTCACCGAGGCCACCCGAGTTCGTATCGGCAAAGTGCTCGAGGAGTTCCGGACATCCGAAGCTGAAG TGTACACTTTCGAATCAGGTTTGTCAAAACAAGAACGAGCTGCAATTCACGAAATGTGCAGAAAAATGGGAATGATATCAAAAAGTTCTGG GTATGGAGAAAGAAGACGTCTTTCTGTATACAAAAGTAAAAAGAAAAATGGATCCattaagaaggaagaagaaatgaTCACTTGCTTGCAATTTTCGGAAGAAGTGAAAGAAGTTCTACAAGATCTTTTTTTGCGTTATCCTCCTGATGATGTAGAGAAGAGAGAAGATGCAGTGAACAATTCAAGTGTCAAAGTTGGTAAGGGACAGTGGAAGCAAGATTCTAGTTTTTGCAAACCAGCAATGCGGAAGTCGGATATTTCAAAAAAGGTGGAGCAGCTAGCTTCCAGAATAAATAATTCATCACAGTTGAGAAAG ATTGTGGAAGATAGAGCTAAACTTCCAATTGCGTCcttcaaggatggcataacatcaaCACTGGAAACTAACCAG GTTGTGCTTATATCTGGTGAGACTGGCTGCGGTAAAACCACTCAG GTCCCTCAGTATCTCTTGGATTATATGTGGGATAAAGGCGAGGCATGTAAAATTATATGCACACAACCTAGGCGCATATCAGCTATTTCAG TTGCGGAAAGAATCTCTTATGAGAGGGGGGAAACTGTTGGAGAAACTGTTGGATATAAG ATTCGTTTGGAGTCCAAGGGTGGGAAGCAGTCATCAATAATGTTCTGCACAAACGGAGTACTTTTAAGATTGCTTATTAGCAGAGGCTCAAACTTGTCAAGTGCAGAAGCTGGAAGAAGGCAGATGGAGGATTGTTTCCAAGGAATAACCCATGTTATTGTG GATGAAATTCATGAAAGAGACAGATTTTCTGATTTTATGCTGGCAATTATCAG AGATTTGCTGCCCTCATATCCACATATGAGATTG GTGCTCATGAGTGCCACCATTGATGCTGAGCGATTTTCCAACTACTTCAATGGATGCCCGATTATTCAAGTCCCTGGTTTCACATATCCT GTCAAGATTTTTTATTTGGAGGATGTGCTAACCATCTTGAAATCCGTGGATGGTAATCATTTAAATCACGTGGCAGTGGGTGAATCTCAGGAATCTAGTCCCTTGACTGAAGAATATAAAGATGACCTGGATGAAGCAATCAATTTGGCTTTCGCTAATGATGAATTTGATCCTTTGCTTGAACTGATTTCTACTGAGCAAACACCTGGAATTTATAACTACAAGCATTCCTTGACTGGTATATCACCCTTGATGGTATTTGCTGGAAAAGGTAGAGTTGGTGATGTCTGCATGCTTCTGTCTTTTGGTGCTGATTGTTCTTTATGCGACAATGATGGAGGGTCTGCATTAGATTGGGCTCAGCGTGAGAATCAACTCCAGGTATATGAAATTATTAAAAAACATATGCAGAAAGATATATCAAAATCAGCAGAAGAGGAGGAACTACTTAACGAGTACCTTGCAAGTATTAATCCAGAACATATTGATACTGTCCTGATAGAACGGCTATTAAGGAAAATATGCAATGATTCTGCAGAAGGAGCTATTCTTGTCTTTCTTCCTGGGTGGGATGACATAAATCAAACCAAAGAGAGGCTGGTTGCTTCACCGTATTTTCGAGATCAATCAAAGTTTTTGATATTCTCTCTCCATTCTATGATTCCATCTGCAGAGCAAAAGAAGGTTTTTAAACGCCCACCTGCTGGTGCTCGTAAAATCATTTTGTCAACCAACATTGCAGAGACTGCTGTTACCATTGATGATGTTGTATATGTCATAGATAGTGGCAGAATGAAAGAAAAAAGTTATGATCCATATAACAATGTATCGACACTTCATTCTTCTTGGGTATCAAAAGCTAGTGCAAGACAGCGTGAGGGACGTGCTGGTCGTTGTCAACCAGGAACCTGTTACCATCTTTACTCCAAATTTCGAGCAGCATCTTTGCCAGATTATCAAGTTCCCGAGATAAAGAGAATGCCTATTGAGGAACTCTGTTTGCAG GTAAAATTACTTGATCCCAGCTGTAGAGTAGCAGACTTTTTACATAAAACATTGGATCCTCCTGTTCCTGAAACTGTTCGCAATGCACTCATTGTTCTTCAAGACATCGGTGCTTTGACACATGATGAAAGACTTACTGATCTTGGAAAGAAGCTGGGTTCTCTTCCTGTTCATCCATCGACTAGCAAGATGCTTCTATTTGCAATTTTAATGAATTGCTTGGACCCTGCATTGACTCTAGCATGTGCGGCTGATTACCGAGAACCTTTCATTCTCCCAATGGCTCCAGATGGGAGGAAGAAGGCTGCTATCGCAAAACTTGAACTTGCTTCTCTCTATGGTGGATATAGTGATCAGCTAGCTGTTGTAGCAGCATTTGATTGTTGGAGGAAGGCAAAAGATAGAGGTCAAGAGTCACAGTTTTGTTCTAGGTATTTTGTCTCATCAAGCACAATGAATATGCTATGTAGCATGCGGAAGCAGCTTCAAAATGAGCTGGCAAAAAATGGCTTCATTCCAGCGGATATGTCCAGTTGTAGCTTAAATGCTCATGATCCAGGTATTCTGCGGGCAGTGCTCATGGCTGGTAGTTATCCAATGGTGGGAAGATTGCTTCCACGTCGAAAGAATGATAAAAGAGCTATAGTGGAGACGCCTAGTGGTGCCAAAGTTCGCTTGCATCCGCATTCTTCTAACTTTAATTTGTCATTTGGTAAGGCGGCTGGCTGCCCACTTATTATTTATGATGAAATTACTCGAGGAGATGGGGGGATGTACATAAAGAATTGCTCTCTCATTGGTCCTTATCCATTGTTGTTGCTTGCAATGGAAATGGTTGTTGCTCCTGGAAATGAAAATGATGATGAAAGTGATGATGATCTAGATGGTTCTAGTCTTGAGGAAGATGAGATGGAGACAACAATATCGCCTGGACAATGTGGAGAAGAAATTATGTCTTCCCCCGACAATAATGTTTCAGTTGTTGTTGATCGATGGCTGAGATTTGAATCAACAGCCCTTGATGTTGCTCAGATATACTGCTTACGGGAGCGTCTGTCTGCCTCTATCTTGTTTAAG GTAAAGTATCCACAGGCAGTTCTGCCACCTGCATTGGGAACGTCGATGTATGCCATTGCCTGCATTCTTTCTTATGATGGACTACCCAGTGTACTTGCTGATGCTGTGCTAGAACCTCAACCATCAGGCAGAGATGCGGCTGACCCAGGTAGACCTTTTCAGGGAAGAAGATTAATGGGCTTCATTCCGCCTGGGGGATTTCTGAGATCTTTAATTTCAGACAAAGACCAGGGTTCTCCCTCCCGCAAAGACAGGAAAGCCAACCTTATCAGTCCTGTATCAGCACATTCAATCTCCCATTCACCAGTCAGGTCTCCTTTTCCTGGTCCAGGTTCTGGTAGCGCTGCACCAAGGATAAGATCCTTTAAGAGGCGACGCTAA